In Physeter macrocephalus isolate SW-GA chromosome 2, ASM283717v5, whole genome shotgun sequence, a single window of DNA contains:
- the TMEM185B gene encoding transmembrane protein 185B, giving the protein MNPRGLFQDFNPSKFLIYACLLLFSVLLPLRLDGVIQWSYWAVFAPIWLWKLLVLAGASVGAGVWARNPRYRTEGEACVEFKAMLIAVGLHLMLLLFEVLVCDRVERGTHFWLLVFMPLFFVSPVSVAACVWGFRHDRSLELELLCSVNVLQFIFIALRLDRIIHWPWLVVFVPLWVLMSFLCLVVLYYIVWSLLFLRSLDVVAEQRRAHVTMAVSWVTIVAPLLTFEVLLVHRLDGHNAFSFISTFIPLWLSLITLMATTFRRKGGNHWWFGIRRDFCQFLLEMFPFLREYGNISYDLHHEDSEDAEETSAPEAPKIAPMFGKKARVVITQSPGKYVPPPPKLSIDMPD; this is encoded by the coding sequence ATGAACCCCAGGGGCCTGTTCCAGGACTTCAACCCGAGTAAGTTCCTCATCTACGCCTGCCTGCTGCTCTTCTCCGTGCTGCTGCCCCTCCGCCTGGACGGCGTCATCCAGTGGAGCTACTGGGCCGTGTTCGCCCCCATCTGGCTGTGGAAGCTCCTGGTCCTCGCGGGCGCCTCGGTGGGCGCGGGCGTCTGGGCGCGGAACCCGCGCTACCGCACGGAGGGGGAGGCCTGCGTGGAGTTCAAGGCCATGCTGATCGCCGTGGGCCTCCATCTAATGCTGCTGCTGTTCGAGGTCCTGGTTTGCGACAGGGTGGAGCGGGGGACCCACTTCTGGCTTCTGGTCTTCATGCCGCTCTTCTTTGTGTCCCCCGTGTCCGTGGCCGCCTGCGTGTGGGGCTTCCGACACGACCGGTCCCTGGAGCTGGAGCTCCTGTGCTCCGTCAACGTCCTGCAGTTCATCTTCATCGCCCTGAGGCTGGACCGGATCATCCACTGGCCGTGGCTGGTGGTGTTTGTGCCGCTTTGGGTCCTCATGTCCTTCCTCTGCCTGGTGGTCCTGTATTACATCGTCTGGTCCCTCCTGTTTCTGCGCTCCCTGGATGTGGTTGCCGAGCAGCGAAGAGCACACGTGACCATGGCCGTCAGCTGGGTGACGATCGTGGCGCCCCTGCTCACCTTCGAGGTTCTGCTGGTGCACAGGCTGGACGGCCACAACGCGTTCTCCTTCATCTCCACGTTCATCCCCCTTTGGCTTTCGTTAATCACGTTGATGGCCACGACGTTTAGGCGGAAAGGGGGCAACCACTGGTGGTTTGGTATTCGCAGAGATTTCTGTCAGTTTCTGCTCGAAATGTTCCCATTTTTAAGAGAATATGGGAACATTTCCTATGATCTACATCATGAAGATAGTGAAGATGCTGAAGAAACATCGGCTCCAGAAGCGCCTAAAATCGCTCCTATGTTTGGAAAGAAGGCCAGGGTGGTGATAACCCAGAGCCCTGGGAAGTatgttcccccaccccccaagttaAGTATTGATATGCCAGATTAA